One part of the Acidobacteriota bacterium genome encodes these proteins:
- the purD gene encoding phosphoribosylamine--glycine ligase has translation MKVLVIGSGGREHALAWKLRQSPRVSKVYCAPGNGGIAEEAECIAADVKSLDSLIAVANQVKPDLTVVGPELPLMLGVVDEFTRRGWRTFGPTRAAAQLETSKSFAKEFLLRHHIPTAHYAICNSIEEVRDNLHHFHPPVVVKADGLAAGKGVVIAKSKDEAFTVASEMLSGKMVGEAGARVVLEEFLKGDELSFLVVSDGERVAPLVAAQDHKRVGDGDTGPNTGGMGAYTTPTIIDNQMRDWLVNHVARPVVAGMKAEGTEYRGVLYCGLMMTARGPMVLEFNCRFGDPETQPILMRLESDLVEALEASIDGRTSDGDFRWSSDSTVCVVVASGGYPGAFEAGKKIMGLEEAAKMEGVKVFHAATSKREGSFYTSGGRVLGVTTRASQLAEAVQRAYRATSTIGFDGAHYRTDIAARALKK, from the coding sequence ATGAAAGTTCTCGTTATCGGTAGCGGAGGGCGCGAGCACGCGCTAGCCTGGAAGCTGCGGCAATCGCCGCGCGTCAGCAAAGTATATTGTGCCCCTGGAAACGGTGGCATCGCCGAGGAAGCGGAATGTATCGCCGCGGATGTGAAGAGCCTGGATTCGTTGATCGCCGTGGCCAACCAAGTCAAGCCCGACTTGACCGTGGTGGGACCAGAATTGCCTCTGATGCTGGGCGTGGTGGACGAGTTCACACGCCGCGGTTGGCGGACTTTCGGTCCAACGCGGGCTGCGGCTCAGCTTGAAACCAGCAAGAGCTTCGCTAAAGAATTTCTACTTCGGCACCACATCCCGACCGCTCACTACGCGATCTGCAATTCGATTGAAGAAGTGCGCGACAACCTCCACCATTTTCATCCACCGGTGGTTGTAAAAGCGGATGGCTTGGCGGCAGGCAAGGGCGTGGTGATCGCAAAGAGTAAGGACGAGGCCTTCACCGTTGCCAGCGAGATGCTGAGCGGAAAAATGGTCGGCGAAGCAGGCGCGCGCGTGGTGCTGGAAGAATTTCTCAAGGGCGACGAACTCTCGTTCCTGGTCGTCAGCGATGGGGAACGGGTTGCGCCGCTGGTCGCCGCACAGGATCACAAGCGTGTGGGTGATGGCGATACCGGCCCGAACACCGGCGGGATGGGCGCGTACACCACTCCAACCATCATCGACAATCAGATGCGGGACTGGCTCGTGAACCACGTGGCCCGTCCGGTGGTTGCCGGCATGAAAGCAGAGGGCACGGAGTATCGTGGCGTCCTGTACTGCGGATTGATGATGACGGCGCGCGGTCCGATGGTATTGGAATTCAATTGCCGGTTCGGCGATCCGGAAACGCAACCGATTCTGATGCGGCTGGAGAGCGACCTGGTGGAAGCACTGGAAGCGTCGATTGATGGTCGCACCAGCGACGGCGATTTCAGATGGTCGTCGGATTCTACCGTCTGCGTAGTCGTGGCTTCGGGCGGATATCCTGGCGCTTTCGAGGCAGGCAAGAAAATTATGGGACTGGAAGAAGCCGCGAAGATGGAAGGCGTAAAAGTTTTTCACGCGGCGACATCGAAGCGCGAGGGGAGCTTTTATACTTCCGGAGGACGTGTGCTCGGCGTGACCACCCGGGCATCGCAATTGGCGGAGGCGGTGCAGCGCGCATATCGGGCGACGTCGACAATTGGATTTGATGGTGCGCACTATCGCACCGACATTGCGGCACGGGCACTGAAGAAATAG
- a CDS encoding metal-dependent transcriptional regulator, with protein MRSVITVSKEDYLKAILEAESEGETVISATLAHWLKVSPPAVTMAVRRLKKDGLVRVQGGEVRLTASGRKIARKLTLRHHLIERMLTEVFGMEWFKVHDEAERLEHAVSPDFEAKLLSKLGRGGACPHGNLSELESPASRRRRGLVLLSEAEPGKNYVVSGIYERDRHLLEFLEARGIRPGARLGLIDRNYDKTLSIRTAAEAMVVGRPAAERIWVSHLSPRQVN; from the coding sequence ATCCGCTCTGTGATTACCGTTTCCAAAGAGGACTACCTGAAGGCCATCCTCGAAGCTGAGAGCGAGGGTGAAACAGTGATTTCGGCGACGCTCGCACATTGGCTCAAAGTGTCGCCGCCAGCGGTCACCATGGCAGTGCGGCGGTTGAAGAAGGACGGACTGGTGCGAGTGCAGGGAGGGGAAGTCAGACTCACTGCTTCCGGGCGCAAGATTGCCCGGAAGTTGACCCTTCGCCACCACCTGATTGAACGAATGCTGACCGAAGTGTTTGGCATGGAGTGGTTCAAGGTGCACGACGAGGCCGAACGCCTGGAGCACGCCGTTTCTCCAGACTTTGAAGCGAAGCTTTTGTCGAAGCTGGGCCGCGGCGGCGCCTGTCCGCATGGAAATCTCAGCGAATTGGAAAGTCCGGCAAGCCGGCGCCGTCGAGGATTGGTGCTGTTGTCGGAAGCGGAACCAGGGAAGAACTACGTGGTCAGCGGAATCTACGAACGCGACCGCCATCTGCTGGAGTTTCTGGAAGCGCGCGGCATTCGCCCGGGCGCGAGACTCGGCCTGATCGACCGTAACTACGACAAGACCCTCTCCATCCGCACTGCCGCCGAAGCCATGGTGGTCGGGCGTCCTGCCGCCGAAAGAATCTGGGTTTCCCATCTCTCGCCCCGCCAAGTTAATTAA
- a CDS encoding Nramp family divalent metal transporter, with product MSKLDRDPAANPQPKSGTPVPGRTGDFDRGHVSLEGVHSSVAVPHHEAGFWEQWRAFVGPAILVSVGYMDPGNWGTDLQAGAQFKYGLLWVVGLASLMAIFMQVMSARLGVVTGKDLAQCCRDWYPSWTRWPNWLMSEIAIGACDLAEVLGSAVALNLLFHIPLFWAVIITGVDVLLLLALQSFGMRAIEAVVLLLIVTIAVCYFIEIFILPQTQPAFLEMGRALISPHFGKAGMIYVAIGIIGATVMPHNLYLHSALVQSRKLQKDEPSIRSAIRFNTIDSIAALTVAFFVNAAILVLAATVFFGKESVTVSGGQLVTFSGQSDWIRVAYLTLAPLLGTAAASTLFAVALLASGQSSTITGTLAGQVVMEGFMRWRIRPWVRRLITRSLAILPAVLVIGIRGEGSVTDLLTLSQVVLALQLPFAMFPLLHFTSSGKRMGKWKNGGLLLVAGGASAMLITAMDLYGLPDTLKAAWQVIHGG from the coding sequence ATGAGCAAGCTGGACAGAGACCCCGCCGCCAATCCTCAGCCGAAATCCGGCACTCCGGTCCCCGGCCGCACTGGCGATTTCGATCGTGGCCACGTTTCGCTGGAAGGAGTGCATAGCTCGGTCGCAGTGCCGCATCACGAAGCTGGATTCTGGGAACAGTGGAGAGCATTTGTCGGTCCTGCAATTCTGGTCAGCGTGGGTTACATGGATCCCGGCAACTGGGGCACCGATCTTCAGGCGGGAGCTCAATTCAAGTACGGACTGCTCTGGGTGGTCGGCCTGGCAAGCTTGATGGCGATCTTCATGCAGGTGATGTCCGCCCGCCTGGGTGTGGTTACGGGTAAAGATCTCGCCCAATGTTGTCGCGACTGGTATCCATCGTGGACGCGCTGGCCCAACTGGCTCATGAGCGAGATCGCGATTGGAGCCTGCGATCTGGCGGAAGTTCTCGGCAGCGCGGTGGCGCTGAACCTGCTCTTTCACATCCCGCTGTTCTGGGCAGTGATCATCACCGGCGTGGATGTGCTGCTCCTGCTCGCTCTGCAATCGTTCGGCATGCGCGCGATTGAGGCGGTAGTGCTGTTGCTGATCGTGACGATCGCGGTGTGTTATTTCATCGAGATTTTCATTCTCCCGCAAACCCAGCCAGCATTTCTGGAAATGGGGAGAGCACTCATCTCGCCGCATTTCGGCAAGGCCGGGATGATCTACGTCGCGATCGGCATCATCGGCGCCACCGTCATGCCTCACAACCTGTATCTGCACTCGGCATTGGTGCAGAGCCGCAAGCTGCAGAAAGACGAACCGTCGATCCGCAGCGCGATCCGCTTCAACACCATCGACTCCATCGCTGCCCTGACCGTCGCCTTTTTTGTAAACGCCGCGATTCTCGTTTTGGCAGCCACAGTTTTCTTCGGCAAGGAAAGCGTCACTGTCTCAGGTGGGCAACTGGTCACGTTCAGCGGACAGAGCGATTGGATCCGCGTCGCTTACCTGACGCTGGCTCCGTTACTCGGTACAGCCGCTGCGAGCACCCTGTTTGCCGTGGCACTCCTCGCCAGCGGACAGAGCAGCACGATCACAGGCACGCTCGCCGGGCAAGTTGTGATGGAAGGCTTCATGCGTTGGCGAATCCGGCCATGGGTGCGACGACTGATTACCCGCAGCTTGGCGATTCTTCCGGCGGTCTTGGTGATTGGAATCCGGGGCGAAGGTAGCGTCACCGATTTGCTGACACTCAGTCAAGTAGTGCTGGCCTTGCAGCTGCCGTTTGCGATGTTTCCACTCTTGCATTTCACAAGTTCAGGCAAGCGCATGGGCAAATGGAAAAATGGCGGCCTGTTGCTGGTCGCTGGCGGGGCCAGTGCTATGCTGATCACCGCCATGGACCTGTACGGGCTGCCCGACACGCTGAAAGCCGCATGGCAAGTGATTCACGGCGGATAG
- a CDS encoding universal stress protein, translated as MYETILVTLDGTPSDRAIIEHVKQLAKLAHSRLVLLHVADGWAARTYGRDAVSAEIAEDTAYLEKIRAEFLSADIATEAELAYGDPASEIIKWVKQKGCDLVAMSTHGHRFLADVFLGTTATRVQHNISAPVLLLRAK; from the coding sequence ATGTACGAAACCATCCTGGTAACGCTCGACGGCACGCCCAGTGATCGCGCGATCATTGAGCACGTCAAGCAACTGGCGAAGCTGGCGCACAGCCGCCTCGTGCTGCTGCATGTTGCCGACGGATGGGCCGCCCGCACTTACGGGCGCGATGCAGTCAGTGCGGAAATCGCGGAGGACACTGCATACCTCGAAAAAATCCGCGCGGAATTTTTATCTGCCGATATTGCGACCGAGGCCGAACTGGCTTATGGCGACCCTGCCAGCGAAATTATCAAATGGGTGAAGCAAAAAGGCTGCGACCTCGTGGCCATGAGCACTCACGGACATCGCTTCCTGGCCGATGTGTTTCTAGGAACCACTGCCACGCGGGTCCAGCACAACATCAGTGCTCCGGTACTCCTGCTTCGGGCAAAGTGA
- the acnA gene encoding aconitate hydratase AcnA yields the protein MSLNSFGARATLKVGEKEYELYRIDALDKQGIATTHLPFSLRILLENLLRTEDGGNVTKDEVRALAAWNKNSKPEKEIAFTPSRVLLQDFTGVPAVVDLAAMRDAMKRLGGDPKLINPLQPAELVIDHSVQVDEFGTTNAFDVNALLEFQRNKERYAFLRWGQTGFRNLAIVPPDTGIVHQVNLEYLARVVFVHEQGGKRTAYPDTLVGTDSHTTMVNGLGVLGWGVGGIEAEAAMLGQPVSMLIPLVVGVKLTGRLREGATATDLVLTITEMLRKHGVVGKFVEYFGPGLQDLPLADRATIANMSPEYGATCGIFPIDKESLRYLKLTGRSEEQIALVEAYAREQGLFHDARTPEAEYSELLSLDLATVEPSLAGPKRPQDRVVLSKAGESFNQALPSLIKPKAKAAAAAPAMGAEKKWEQEGGNPAAVGVEDPNVHEHVSASVKSALQHGSVVIAAITSCTNTSNPSVMIAAGLLAKKAVEKGLSMPAWVKTSLAPGSKVVRDYLEAAGLTPYLEKLKFNIVGYGCTTCIGNSGPLPTEVSQAIEDKELVVASVLSGNRNFEGRINSEVRANYLMSPPLVVAFALAGRIDIDLRKDPIGKDREGQPVYLADLWPSQREVEQTMEKSITSDMFRKSYGEVYSGDERWRTLPVPTGETYAWEKDSTYIRQAPYFDGMKVKPAAIEDIRSARVLAVLGDSVTTDHISPAGSIKKDGPAGKYLVAHGVQPADFNSYGSRRGNHEVMVRGTFANTRLRNKMVTTEGGFTRHLPDGAEMSIFEASEKYHAEKVPLVILAGKEYGSGSSRDWAAKGPRLLGVRAVIAESYERIHRSNLVGMGILPLQFLPAENAESLKLSGHEVFEITGIAQVVEKFSAGRQITVRVKGETKSEFKAIVRIDTPQEALYYANGGILQYVLRQLLSNKS from the coding sequence ATGTCATTGAATAGTTTCGGCGCACGCGCAACTCTCAAAGTCGGCGAAAAGGAATACGAACTCTACCGGATTGACGCTCTCGACAAGCAGGGCATTGCAACCACGCACCTGCCATTTTCGCTGCGCATCCTTCTCGAGAACCTGCTTCGCACAGAAGACGGCGGCAACGTCACCAAGGACGAAGTGCGCGCGCTCGCTGCCTGGAACAAGAATTCGAAGCCCGAGAAAGAAATTGCTTTTACGCCTAGCCGCGTCCTGCTGCAGGATTTCACCGGCGTTCCAGCAGTCGTCGATCTTGCGGCCATGCGCGACGCGATGAAGCGCCTCGGAGGCGATCCGAAGCTGATCAATCCGTTACAGCCTGCGGAACTTGTGATCGATCACTCCGTGCAGGTCGACGAATTCGGGACGACCAACGCTTTTGACGTCAATGCGCTCCTGGAATTTCAGCGCAACAAAGAACGGTATGCTTTCCTGCGCTGGGGACAGACCGGATTCCGCAATCTGGCGATCGTGCCGCCGGACACCGGCATCGTTCACCAAGTGAACCTGGAATATCTCGCTCGCGTCGTATTTGTTCACGAACAAGGCGGCAAACGTACTGCTTACCCGGACACACTGGTCGGCACCGACTCGCACACCACCATGGTCAACGGTCTTGGCGTGTTGGGATGGGGTGTCGGCGGAATTGAAGCCGAAGCTGCCATGCTCGGACAGCCCGTCTCCATGCTGATTCCGCTGGTGGTCGGCGTGAAGCTCACCGGACGCCTGCGCGAAGGAGCGACCGCAACCGATCTTGTTCTCACGATCACAGAAATGCTGCGCAAGCACGGCGTGGTCGGAAAGTTCGTTGAATATTTTGGCCCCGGCCTGCAGGATCTCCCACTCGCCGATCGTGCCACCATCGCGAACATGTCGCCGGAGTACGGCGCGACCTGCGGCATTTTCCCTATCGACAAAGAGAGCCTTCGCTACCTGAAACTCACGGGACGCAGTGAAGAACAGATCGCACTGGTCGAAGCGTACGCTCGCGAGCAAGGGCTCTTCCACGATGCGCGAACTCCGGAAGCGGAATACTCCGAGTTGCTGAGCCTCGACCTGGCCACCGTGGAGCCGAGTCTCGCCGGGCCAAAACGTCCGCAGGATCGAGTCGTGCTTTCGAAGGCCGGAGAGTCATTCAACCAGGCTTTGCCATCCCTGATCAAACCCAAGGCGAAGGCCGCGGCTGCCGCTCCGGCGATGGGTGCGGAAAAGAAATGGGAGCAGGAGGGGGGCAACCCGGCTGCTGTCGGTGTTGAAGATCCCAACGTGCACGAGCACGTTTCTGCCAGCGTGAAATCTGCGCTGCAACACGGCAGCGTAGTGATCGCCGCGATCACGAGCTGCACGAACACTTCGAATCCGTCGGTGATGATTGCCGCTGGGCTGCTTGCCAAGAAGGCCGTCGAAAAAGGTTTGTCGATGCCGGCATGGGTCAAGACGTCGCTCGCGCCCGGATCGAAAGTGGTCCGCGATTATCTCGAAGCCGCCGGTCTGACGCCTTATCTCGAAAAATTGAAGTTCAATATTGTCGGCTACGGCTGCACGACCTGCATTGGAAATTCCGGACCTCTGCCCACAGAAGTTTCCCAGGCGATCGAAGACAAAGAACTGGTGGTCGCATCCGTCCTTTCTGGTAATCGCAACTTCGAGGGACGCATCAACTCCGAAGTGCGCGCGAACTATCTCATGTCGCCGCCGCTCGTCGTCGCCTTCGCGTTGGCCGGACGCATCGACATCGACCTTCGCAAGGATCCCATTGGTAAGGATCGAGAAGGCCAGCCCGTTTACCTTGCCGACCTCTGGCCATCGCAACGTGAAGTTGAGCAGACCATGGAAAAGTCGATCACGTCCGACATGTTCCGTAAAAGCTATGGCGAAGTGTATTCAGGCGATGAGCGCTGGCGCACTTTGCCCGTGCCAACTGGCGAGACATACGCATGGGAAAAGGACTCAACCTACATTCGTCAGGCTCCTTATTTCGACGGTATGAAAGTGAAGCCTGCGGCCATTGAGGACATTCGCAGCGCCCGCGTGCTCGCAGTTCTGGGCGACAGCGTGACGACCGATCACATCTCGCCCGCTGGGTCGATCAAGAAGGATGGTCCGGCTGGAAAATACCTGGTCGCCCACGGTGTGCAACCCGCCGATTTCAATTCTTACGGATCACGCCGCGGCAATCACGAAGTCATGGTACGCGGAACTTTTGCGAATACGCGGTTGCGCAACAAGATGGTCACGACCGAAGGCGGATTTACTCGTCATCTGCCCGACGGCGCCGAGATGTCCATCTTCGAAGCGTCCGAGAAATATCATGCGGAGAAAGTGCCGCTCGTGATCCTCGCCGGCAAGGAATATGGATCCGGATCATCCCGTGACTGGGCAGCCAAGGGACCGCGCCTGCTGGGCGTGCGAGCGGTCATCGCGGAAAGCTACGAGCGCATTCACCGCTCCAATCTGGTTGGGATGGGAATCCTGCCGCTGCAGTTTCTACCCGCAGAAAATGCCGAATCGCTGAAACTCTCCGGCCACGAGGTGTTCGAAATTACCGGCATCGCCCAGGTGGTGGAGAAGTTTTCCGCGGGCCGGCAGATTACCGTGCGCGTGAAGGGTGAAACGAAATCCGAGTTCAAGGCGATCGTCCGCATCGACACTCCGCAGGAAGCGTTGTATTACGCGAACGGTGGCATTCTGCAATACGTCTTGCGGCAACTGCTGTCGAACAAGTCCTGA
- a CDS encoding DMT family transporter encodes MLIWGASDFSGGVGARRVNAFLFTAIVHLSGIFLMYSVARITHAPFPDRASLLWALAAGSVGGISLAVFYRALASGKMGLTAPVSAVLGAAIPTIVTAFREGFPGYRQLIGFVLAGVGVWLISRTEGSLGRPEGLGMAVLAGVGFAVFYLCVNQTRNASAIWIAGSSRCASLFVTSIFVLATRQVRAVPGPILALAIFTGFLDITGSALFVRAAQTGRLDTAVVLSSLYPAITVLLARFFLHEHFSRSKTVGMLAALAAVPLVAG; translated from the coding sequence ATGCTGATCTGGGGAGCCAGCGATTTTTCCGGCGGAGTCGGTGCGCGCCGCGTGAACGCGTTTCTCTTCACAGCGATCGTTCATCTGAGTGGGATCTTCCTGATGTATTCCGTTGCCCGGATCACACATGCTCCGTTCCCAGACCGGGCAAGCCTGCTGTGGGCGCTGGCGGCGGGTTCGGTGGGCGGCATTTCCCTGGCTGTCTTCTACCGGGCGCTGGCCAGCGGCAAAATGGGTTTGACGGCGCCGGTATCAGCTGTTCTTGGGGCCGCGATCCCGACGATCGTCACCGCTTTCCGTGAAGGGTTTCCGGGATACCGTCAGTTGATTGGGTTTGTCCTTGCCGGTGTTGGAGTCTGGCTTATCTCGCGCACGGAGGGCAGCCTCGGTCGTCCGGAAGGCCTGGGGATGGCGGTGCTCGCGGGCGTCGGCTTTGCCGTCTTCTATCTGTGCGTGAATCAGACTCGCAATGCTTCGGCTATCTGGATCGCCGGCAGTTCCCGTTGCGCATCGCTCTTCGTGACCAGCATTTTCGTTTTGGCCACGCGACAAGTGCGGGCAGTCCCCGGTCCGATTTTGGCTCTCGCCATTTTCACCGGCTTTCTGGATATCACGGGCAGCGCCCTATTCGTCCGCGCAGCCCAAACCGGACGCCTGGATACTGCTGTCGTACTCAGCTCTCTTTACCCTGCGATCACGGTGCTGCTGGCTCGCTTCTTCCTGCATGAGCATTTCAGTCGAAGCAAGACCGTTGGAATGCTGGCGGCGCTCGCGGCAGTGCCGCTGGTGGCGGGGTGA
- a CDS encoding ABC transporter ATP-binding protein, translating to MEYDRSVALVEVRNLTKVFDVSESAFGGRSGQVRAVDDVSFDIQPGETLGLVGESGSGKSTLGRLILRLIEPTSGAVAFGGKDLLAANGAELRLLRRDMQIIFQDPFGSLDPRFRVEEVIAEPIIIHEKISGDARRQRVKELLRAVGLDESAMSRYCHEFSGGQRQRIGIARALALRPKFIVADEPVSALDVSVGAQIVNLLRQLQREFGLTYLFISHSMPVVRYLSTRIAVMYRGKIVEIGSTAQVTGRPQHAYTSSLLAATPEIAVQ from the coding sequence ATGGAATACGATAGATCCGTGGCTCTTGTCGAAGTCCGCAATCTAACCAAAGTATTCGATGTCAGTGAGTCCGCTTTTGGCGGCCGCTCCGGCCAAGTGCGCGCGGTGGACGATGTCTCGTTCGACATTCAACCGGGCGAGACTCTTGGCCTGGTGGGCGAATCGGGCTCTGGCAAGAGCACGCTCGGGCGGCTGATTCTGCGGTTGATTGAGCCGACGAGTGGCGCCGTGGCGTTCGGTGGCAAAGACTTGCTCGCGGCCAACGGTGCGGAGTTGCGCCTTCTTCGCCGCGACATGCAGATCATTTTTCAGGATCCATTTGGCTCGCTCGATCCGCGATTTCGTGTCGAAGAGGTGATTGCCGAACCGATCATCATCCACGAAAAGATCAGCGGTGATGCGCGGCGGCAGCGTGTTAAGGAATTGTTGCGGGCCGTCGGACTCGACGAGTCCGCCATGTCCCGCTATTGCCACGAATTTTCCGGTGGACAGCGGCAGCGTATCGGTATTGCTCGCGCGCTTGCCCTGCGCCCGAAATTCATTGTGGCCGACGAGCCCGTTTCCGCGCTCGATGTCAGCGTGGGCGCTCAGATCGTGAACCTCCTGCGCCAGTTGCAGCGCGAGTTCGGCCTGACCTACCTCTTTATCTCTCATTCCATGCCGGTGGTGCGCTATCTTTCCACCCGGATTGCGGTGATGTATCGCGGCAAGATCGTCGAAATCGGATCGACTGCCCAAGTCACCGGACGCCCGCAGCACGCCTATACCAGTAGCCTGCTGGCGGCTACGCCAGAGATTGCCGTACAGTAG
- a CDS encoding YIP1 family protein, producing the protein MATASTIPPQETAPQSQVQRVINTFIAPSKTFTDLRRSASWWLPFLIGGIVYVMFIYVVDQKVGFRKVVENQLRIQPKQEARLEQLPADQREAAMQQQTGFWKVFSYIGPVIGLVFYLIIAAVLFGTFKLAANADMKFWTMYGLTVFAWLPQIFVSLLAILALVAGVSADGFMIQSPATTNLGAFVDPSSSPALFALLSSIDVFTFWSLALMAIGATCISKVKRGTAFAIVFGWFAFWVVVKVGLAAATS; encoded by the coding sequence ATGGCTACCGCTTCCACGATTCCACCACAAGAAACCGCGCCGCAGTCCCAGGTACAACGTGTGATCAACACTTTCATCGCGCCCAGCAAGACTTTCACCGATCTGCGCCGGAGCGCCAGTTGGTGGCTGCCGTTTCTGATCGGTGGCATCGTCTACGTCATGTTCATCTACGTGGTCGACCAAAAAGTTGGTTTTAGAAAAGTAGTGGAGAATCAGCTCCGCATTCAGCCCAAGCAGGAGGCACGCCTGGAACAATTGCCGGCCGATCAGCGCGAAGCTGCCATGCAGCAACAGACCGGGTTTTGGAAAGTATTCTCCTACATCGGGCCGGTAATCGGTCTGGTCTTCTACCTCATCATCGCCGCCGTTCTTTTCGGCACCTTCAAGCTCGCTGCCAACGCCGACATGAAATTCTGGACCATGTACGGTCTAACCGTGTTTGCGTGGTTGCCCCAGATATTTGTTTCCTTGCTGGCGATTCTTGCCCTGGTCGCCGGTGTGAGTGCCGATGGGTTCATGATCCAGAGTCCTGCGACGACGAATCTGGGAGCATTTGTCGACCCATCGTCTTCACCTGCACTGTTCGCCCTACTGAGTTCAATCGATGTCTTTACCTTCTGGAGTCTTGCCTTGATGGCCATCGGCGCAACCTGCATCAGCAAAGTGAAGCGAGGAACTGCGTTTGCAATTGTGTTTGGTTGGTTCGCATTTTGGGTGGTAGTCAAAGTCGGGTTGGCCGCTGCCACTTCCTGA
- a CDS encoding cytochrome C — translation MRHFILPVAVCFGLALAAFAQPAANSSASCVECHSKQTPSIVADWKLSKHSQMEVTCATCHGDQHQSASDVAKVKIPTPETCAQCHKTQVEQYMHGKHSKAWAAMLAMPTIHWQPMPMIEGEKGCGGCHKIGVKSPDEIAKLSKNGSEFGAASCDSCHTRHTFSVEEAKAPQACETCHMGFDHPQWEMYSSSKHGVRTDLKQRGILPAGAAAPTCQTCHMQNGDHGVRTAWGFLAVRLPLPEDKQWAADRAAILQALGVLDPDGKPTALVATVQAADVARLTQEDWQGERDKMLKVCNQCHSGNFARQQLQAGDDMIKNADHLMAQAIHIVADLYKDGVLPQPKNYAYPFPNLLTFHDAPTVVEQKLFVMYLEHRMRTFQGTFHGSPDYALWYGWSEMQRDLTEIKELAEQMRKAKTVAAAKPEAVKPVAHKPAPKK, via the coding sequence ATGCGCCATTTTATTTTGCCTGTAGCCGTGTGCTTTGGCCTGGCTCTTGCAGCATTTGCCCAACCAGCGGCAAACAGTAGTGCGTCCTGCGTTGAATGTCACAGCAAGCAGACGCCGAGCATCGTGGCCGATTGGAAGTTGAGCAAGCACAGCCAGATGGAAGTCACCTGCGCCACTTGCCACGGCGACCAGCATCAATCAGCCTCCGACGTTGCGAAGGTGAAGATCCCGACACCCGAAACCTGCGCGCAGTGTCACAAGACTCAAGTTGAGCAGTACATGCACGGGAAGCATTCCAAGGCTTGGGCGGCCATGCTGGCTATGCCCACGATCCATTGGCAGCCGATGCCGATGATCGAGGGAGAAAAAGGCTGCGGCGGGTGCCACAAGATCGGCGTGAAGTCGCCGGACGAAATCGCGAAGCTGAGCAAGAACGGCAGTGAGTTTGGCGCGGCTTCATGCGATTCCTGTCACACGCGGCACACATTTTCAGTTGAGGAAGCGAAGGCTCCGCAGGCCTGTGAAACCTGTCACATGGGCTTTGACCATCCCCAGTGGGAAATGTATTCCTCATCCAAGCACGGAGTCCGTACGGACCTGAAGCAGCGCGGGATCTTGCCTGCTGGAGCGGCGGCGCCCACTTGCCAGACCTGCCACATGCAGAACGGCGATCACGGTGTGCGTACGGCATGGGGATTTCTTGCGGTTCGCCTTCCTTTGCCTGAAGACAAACAATGGGCGGCGGATCGCGCGGCAATTCTGCAAGCCCTCGGCGTGCTCGATCCCGATGGCAAGCCGACCGCGTTGGTTGCCACCGTTCAAGCTGCGGATGTTGCCCGCTTGACCCAAGAAGACTGGCAGGGCGAGCGCGACAAGATGCTCAAAGTTTGTAATCAGTGTCACTCCGGTAATTTCGCCAGGCAGCAACTGCAGGCCGGCGATGACATGATCAAGAATGCCGACCACTTGATGGCCCAGGCAATTCACATTGTTGCCGACTTGTATAAGGACGGCGTTCTGCCCCAACCCAAGAACTATGCGTATCCGTTCCCGAACCTGCTTACCTTCCACGATGCTCCAACTGTGGTCGAGCAAAAATTGTTCGTGATGTATCTCGAGCATCGCATGCGCACGTTTCAGGGCACGTTCCACGGCAGCCCCGACTACGCGCTCTGGTATGGCTGGAGCGAGATGCAACGCGACTTGACTGAGATCAAGGAACTCGCCGAACAGATGCGGAAGGCAAAGACAGTCGCGGCTGCGAAGCCAGAGGCAGTCAAGCCGGTGGCGCACAAGCCAGCCCCGAAAAAATGA